GTGTTTGCATCAACGGCGTGTTCGGATGAACTGAACGCGGCTGTCGAACCGAAGCCGATGGCAAACTGTTCTGCCAGAGAATCTGGGTCAGTAGGTGCATAATTCGGATCGCTTTCGTAAGCAAACAACGGATCGCCGAGGATATTGGTTGGGTCCAAAGGCAGATTGGAATTCAGATCGTTGTCGTGGAAGACGTTGTAGGTCACGGTTGCGTTGGCAGGAGCGAGGACTCCGAACCCTTCAATGGGGGGCAGGGGAGGTTCAGCCTGAATATTCAGGTCAATGTTTGTTCCACCATCACCGGTTGCGACTGTGGTGCCGGGGGCATCGTCCAGGTTCCAGTAAGCGACCAGGCGTGGATCTCCATTCAGGAATGAGGTTCCAACACTGGTTCCGATGATTTCAGCGCGTTCTGCCGGATTGAGTACTACATCGAACCAGGCGATGTCGTCCATCAGACCGTCGAAGTAGCGACCACTGTCACCGGGGTCACGACCCACATTCATCAGACCATTGATCGTATCGATGAATTGCATACTGTCGAAGCTGGACAGGTCTGTGGGGGTGAATCCGGGCAGATAGCCACTGACTTCCGTTCCATCGATGTAAATCCGCATTTCCGAGGTGGTGTTATCCCAGGTGTATTGGATGTTGGTCCATGTTCCTGCGACACCGGCACTGGGGCCGTCTTCAATCACGAAGTCGCCATCATTTGCGACTCTTCCGTAGAACTGACCTCCACTGTTTGGGCGGAACTGAAATTCCAGACCCTGATTTCCCGGACCTTCAAAGAACTGGTTCCGTTTCCCGGTATCTTGCATGTTGACCCAGAAACTCAAGGTACCTTGCGCGCCGACATCGAACGAGGGATCCTGGAATGTGGCAAAATCATCGATGCCGTCAAATTCCAACGCACCGCCGAATTGTCCCATTCCCGGGCGGAACTCAGGACCAAGTGGACTGATTCCGTTTGCGGAAATATACATCTCGATGCCGTTTTTATTGTCGACGGCAATATTGCCGGCACCCTGATCGAAGTCCCAGTGTGCGATGAGACGGGCGTCTGCTGAGAGTGTGGCCACGCCATTCATTCTAATGTTGTCGCGGTCGGTCTGATTCAGTACAGCGTTAAACCAACCGACATCATCCATCAATCCGTCGAAGTGTCGATCGCCGCTGGCATCGCGACCAACGGTGACTAACTGGTTGACAGTGCTGATGATCTCAACCCATTGGCTGAGATCTGCGTCATAGGTAGTGCTGAGATAGCCAACTTCCGTGCCATCTACATAGATGTGCATTTCCGGATTCACGCCGCCATTAAAATTCCACGTGTATTGGAGATTCTGCCAGACACCTTCCGTTCCACCAGCGCTGCCATCTTGAATAACAACATTATCACCGGTGTTGTTAACGCCGCGCCCCGGGCTACCAAAGAACTGACCTCCCGTATTTTCTCGAAATTGAAATTCAAATCCCAGATCGTCCAGACCTTCAAAGAACTGATTGCGGCGGCTCTGATCCTGCATATTGACCCAGAAGTTGAGCGTTCCGGCTGCTCCCACATCAAAGGCAGGATCCTGGAACAGACCAAAGTCATCGACGCCGTCAAATTCCAGTGCACCACCAAACACGCCGCCAGCGGGGTTCCACAAAGGATCGTTTGTGGGTTGAGGTCCGTCATAAGTGAAGCCGTTAAAAATGTTATCAGTGATGTTGACCGATCCCGGGGGAACGGTGAGGTTTGGATCAAAGTAAATACCACCAGACTGGGCAAAGTTGCCGACCCCGTTGATCGTGGCAGAATCCTGCCAGTCAAACGTGTTGTGAATGATGTCGACACCATCGGCGGTCATGCCTTGATTGGTAATCGTGACGGTATAATTCTGATCGCCCTGTTCCTGGAACGCGCCGGCTTCCAATCCGTTTCCGAAGTAGTTGAAGGAAATTTCACCACTGAAGGCTTCGTTGTTCGGATCACCCAATGTTCCCTGAGGGCCAATGGCGATCGGCCCCCAGCGGAAGTGATCGGCACGGAATTCATTACGGGTGATCAGAAAGTTTTCACCACTGCCACTGTTGCCATCACGGATGGCGGCGCGTCCGAATTTTCCTTCAAAGATGGAATCGGAGATTTCCAGATTGTCAGCATTTTCAAAGACGATGGCACTGCGGTAGTTGTCACTGAATAACAGATTATTCAGTGTTGTATTGTCGCCTGTTGTGACAACGACATATCCACGATAGTCGGTTGCCATCGTGTGCGTTTCCCAACCTAACTGTGCGCCACTGATCGACACGTCATTACCTGAAATGTGGATCACTTCATCATAGGTTGTGGGAGCGCCTGATTTGCGAATTTCGACATCTTCTTTACCGGCACCAACGATGGAGACCGCCTGGTTCAAGTTCAGAGTGCCTGTTGTCAGATAAGTGCCCGCGGCGACATTAATGGTGCCACCAATACCAGCGAGATTGAGGGCATCCCGCAGATCAGCACCACCGGCAGAACCAAGTACATTAACCGTAGGAGCATCACCGGAAATACTGGCGGCAATAATATCGGCATCCAGTTCAACGGTTCCACTGGTAACAGACAGATTTCCTGAGCCAATGTCTGTTGTATTTGTCAGGAAGGAAACAGAATCGTCTGCTCCCGCGTTGATGATTAGATTCGCGTTGAATTGCTCATCCAGTCCTTCTACATTCAGGGCATCGATGCCACTGCCTCCGCCGAGTTCGGTATTGATCGTCAAGGAGTTTGTGGCATTCAAAAAGGTAACCGACTCAGCCAGTGAAGAGTCAATGAAAGACTCACCATCATTCAGATCACCATCATCAGACAGTGTAATCGTTTCTGCTGCTCCTGTGAAAGTAAATACTCGATCTGTAACGTCCAGATTGTCAGTGATTGGTTCCAGGCCGGTATAGGAAATAATCGGAGTCACTGCTCCATTGATGATAATATTACCTGAGCTGGCATCGACCAAAACATGCTCTACGGAAGCTAAACTACCGGTCCGACTCAGAACCAGTTCATCGTTACCACCAGTTCCACCGTTAAAAATAATTTGAAGTGGAGTGGTCTCATCGATGCCGGTCAGGTCAACCGTGAGTCTGTCATCCTGATTGGGTTCACCATCAATGACTAAGGGGCCGCCCAGAGAAAGTAATGGTATTGTGGATATGGTCATACCGGAATCATTGTCCGTTAAAACCAGATTCGGTCCCACTAAACTGAGTGTGTAGTTGTTGGCTGTGCCATTCACGGGCAGTGTAATCTGTGGTGTTGGATCTTGAACGACAATGGAGACATCGTTGCCGTCACCACCTGTGTAGGTCAGAAATGCCGTTAAGCCTGAGACACCGAGAAAATTGGAAAATTCATGGCCTTCATCAAGACCAGCGAAAGTACCGACAACAGGATCAACGCCATCATTGTTGATCAAGACAAACTGTTCGCCTGCAGCAGGATCATAGCCGTCGATTAGATTTAATGTTGCTCCCGCACCAATAGTTACCGTTCCCGTGACATCAATCTGATCATATTCGGTTCCCGGAGTCGTTCCGTTAATCTCAATATCCAGGCTTCCCGCAGGAACGGAATTGGTGTTAATGGTGATCGGAGCATAAAACAGATCTTCGTTGCTGCCATTGGCTACACTATCGCCATCGATCATCAGCACGCCGGTAATCATATTCCCTGCGATTTGTACGGCGCCGATGGTCATTTCATCCAGTCGCGTCAAACCAGCTGAACTCAACGCCGTATTGGATACAGAGATAAAATTATCGATCTGGCTGGTAATTACCAATCCGGTAGGATCTACGATCAAAGCACCAATGGCGCCCAACGTACTTTCAGAACCTTCGCCATCCACATAGAGATAGAGTGTCTGCCCGGATGAAAGGCCAATCGCATCACCACTGGGAGACTGATTCTGGAAATTTCCGGTTGAACCATCGATGAGGGCACCAACATTGGTCAGCGGGCCGTTTGAGCCGGCGTCTGTTGTCCAGAGGACGATGTCCCCAAAATTGTTTTGTGCATAGATGCGGCGTTCGCCGTTGATTTCAATGATCCCCCCGCCGCCGGTGGTGCCGGAGTCGGAGCCGATTCCCGGAGTCGGGAAGGGGTAGGGGATTAATGTCTCATTGATCCAGGTCTGTCCGCCGTCATTACTGATGGCGTGATACTGACTGGTGACACTGGGGCCCGTGCCGGTATGAAAATATCCTTCCAACACGCCGCCGCCCATGTTGAGGATGCTGGCATGGTCGCCCGAGGTCAGGCCAGTTGGACTGGTGATGGCGCCCAAGACTAAATTTGTTCCGTTCCAGGTATAAGTGGCCCGGCGGAGTTCTCCCGTGGAACCTCGCCAGAAGAGAATATTTTCTCCCTGAACCGATTCAACATAACGTAAATCTTCGCCGGGTCCCACATCGAGATGAGTGAAGCTGCCCAGATTGATGTTGTTCAGCTCGAACGTATCTCCCTGAATATTCAAACCATTCGTGTGAATGATTCCGGGACTGAATCCAGGAGCCAATGTCGCACCATCTGTGACTGTCAGTATTCCCTGAATATCAGGTGTGCCGCTCAGTGTAATTCCACGGTTGACGGTCACGTTTTCTGTATAAGTTCCTGACTGAACTTCGACTGTTCCAGATGCGTCAACCAGATTAATGGCGTTTTGAATGCGGGAACCGTTTTCCGGTTCGCCGCCGAATGTATGTACGCTGAGAGTTGATGTGTCGGGTTGGAATCCGGGAGCGACGCCGTTGGTGTCAGCACCACTGGTAAGAATGGTTGAGAAGTCAATAGCACCATTGGTTTGAGCTAAGCCGTCTACGACACCGACGATTCCAGCAGCAATCACGGCAGAATCAGCAGTACCCCACCAGTTTCGACTGGCATCGAGATTTGCCTGAGTGTCCTGCTGGAAGAAGATCAGTGCTTCATTATTGACAATACTGTTGTCGCGAATCACAACGTTGGTGGGATGATTGCCAAAGGCTTTACCGATTCGGATGGCGTAATTGATCTGTCCTGAAGAAACTGATGCCAGATTGTCGTGAATCGAATTATTTGTAATTTGAACATTATCGACGTTTTCACTGACATAGATCACGCCGTTTTCACTCGTACTACCGCTGACGTCGTTGCCGCTGACGATCACGTTTGATCGCTCGACCGTGATGCCATCCTGCAGGGAATCAATGACTACGTTATTGATGATATAGCTGGTCGTGGTATCTGCCCCTATTTCATCAATGACCTTGATGCCGTCATTCTGATTCAGGTGATCCAGATCAAGCAAGTTTCCTTCAATGGTAATAGCTTCGGAATCGTAAACATAAATGGCCCCGTTGGTGCTGCGAACATTACGCAATTCATTAAAACTGATATTACTGTTCGACGAGTAGGCGAAATTTGCACCGTCGCCTTCAGTATCAAAGATGTAGTTATACTGGATCGATGAATTGCTGGCGTTGGCCAGCTGTACGCCTTCGTCGCCTGTTGAGTTGTGAATGATATTGTATTGAACCGTGATATTATCTACGGGATTGCTGCTGCGAACGAGATCACCAGTACCGTTCGTGATGACCAGGCCGTCCAGGGTGACGTTGTCAGCATCAATCAGGAAGATGCGGCTCAGTGAGCCTCCGCCGTCAATGATGGTTTCTGTGGAGTCGTCGGTTTCATCTCGTAGAGAACCGGTGCCGGGACGTGGATCAACGCCGGCTTGTGCCCCCTGAATGGTGATTGACTTGGATACTGTAATTGTCGAACTCGGCAGATAGGTTCCAGCGGCGATGATTACTGTACCGCCATCCGCAACATTGTCGATGGCTTCCTGAATCGTAGCGAATGCGTCGACACCAAATTCGGTGGCGGGGCCTCCTGCGTCTGGATCCTGACCTGGAGTTGGATTACTGAAATTGTCATCTACGTAGACCACAGCCGGGCCGTTAAACACAAATTCAATGGCGCCAATGTCTGGTGCTGAGCCTTGCGGTCTGGGGGTTCCGATCTGGTCAAATAACGCGGTGGTGCCTCCATTATCAATCGCTTCGCTCCCCGGAAGAGGGATATGAGTCTGTATTGCAGACTGTGCTCCCGGTGAACCGACCATTGCGCCATTGGGGGTCAGAGCAGAAAGGTTGGCAGGAGTTCCGGTAATATCAGTCGACTGGAACACAAAACCATTGGGAACATTTTCAACCGTTCCATTAATCAGGTTATATCCATTGGAAGTAGTGAGATTAAACATCCCACCATCGGTTCCGATCTGATGACCGCTGTTAGCATCCAGGATTGTGCCGGAGATTTCCAATTGATTTGCAGGTTGAAGTGGATTTGTGCTGAGATAAATTCCACCGGTTTCATCAACGCTGGCTGTATTGAGAGTAATTGTCGAAGTCAAAATTGTTGAATAGGTGGCATTAGTGGCGATAGCACCACCAGAGAAAGCATGATTACCCGAAAAAGTACTTTCAGCTACGTTTAATGTATTTGATGGCGAACCATTCAAAACAGTCGAGGAAATGGCTCCTCCTGTGCCTGATGTGCTTTCGACTGAATTATTCATCAGCGTGGTAGCAAAGATTGTTGTGCGCAATTGTATCTCATTGGAACCAATGCTGCTGATTGCACCCCCACCGACAGTAGCATTGGCCTGATCGGTCACTTTGTTATTGAGCAATAAAGAACCATCAATGCGCACATCGGCGATCACACCAAATGTCGACCCAGTTCCACCCTCAAATATTTTTGCCAAGATCGCACCACCGCCCTGAGGACCAGAGGTTTGGTTGGAATCAAATACACTTTCATTAATATTGAGTCGTCCGCCGAAGGATGCATACGCGATTGCACCTCCGCCACCATAAAGACCCGCCGATTCTGTTGTCTGATTATTAACAAAAGTAGAACCGGTGATGGTGTGAATCACACCTTCATCTCGACTTTCGGTGATATTGATTGCTCCGCCTTGCGCAGAGTAATCACCAGCGACACTATCAGCTGCAGCAATATTGTCGAAAAAGAGACTGTCTTCGATGCTGACAATCGTATTATAAGCATGAACTGCAGCTCCCCACGATGATTCATTTTCAGAGAATTCCATGGCTTGCAGAGTTAATGTGTGATTAGGCAAGTTACCCAAAGCCAGAATACCACCACCGCCATTCAGATCTGAATAACCAGTGTTACCTTCCCCGGCAGTAATTGCAAAGTTGGAGAATGTGGCGTTGGCATTTTCTACTGTAAATACGCGGAACAAGTCGTTGCCGGTCACTGTGATCTCTTTTGTACCAGAGTCACCATCGGTATCGCCGTTGATGATCACGTCGTCTTCGATATGCAGAGTTGTTCCAGCATTGATTGTTCCAGAAAGACCTGTCTGAAAGACAATCGTATCTAAACCTGCATTGGCATTGGCCTGATCAATCGCGTCTGCCAGTGAACCGGTACCACTGGCGTCTAAATTCTCGACAGTGAATGTCGTGAGCAGCGTTCGGTCTTCCAAGGCTTCTGTCGTCGCGATTTGATTATCCACAATCGCCTGCCAGCGCCGGCGGATGGCACGACGGTCACGGGATCGAAAGACGGGGCGTTGTTTGATGCGAGAAGTCAGCGTGTTGAGCCAGTTGGTCAGTAGCATCCTGTTATTCCTTCGTAAGTCATTCAAAAGATTCAGGGGATGGATTATTTTGGATGGTTTTGGATAGACTAATCACGGAGTGAATGCGTTAGGTCGTGAACAGTTTGTGATCGGAGTGAGATAACCATTCAAGGAAAATTCCTCTAAGGCGCAATCAACCTATTGTCTATATAGATACTAGAGTTACCTGATCCATCTGTTCATTTCCACCGTAGTAAGTATCTCATTCTTCGTTTTTTAACAAATTTACCAATTTGTACATTGGGGTGGAGAAGTGTTCTTTTGTGTTGTTTTGAGTGATTTCATCGAATTCAAATGTAGAGATGCCATGTACGGAAAGAGGGCAGATTTGGGAAGTGGCGAGTATTTATCACCTGTACCTCAGTACGAATGGATTGTTTCCACGACGCGCTGATTTAGTTGATCATTGAGAGAGATCGCATCGCCAGCAGACAGGCTTCCTGAAACTGGCATTTTGTTAACGACTCTGATGGTTTTGTATTAGTATTAAAAGAAAAAATCCCTCCTCACTTGAAAGCGAAGAGGGATTTGAAATCAGGTAATCACGTTTTTTTAAGCGTTAGTGATCTAAAATTCGCCGATAACTTCTTCTGAATCTTTTGTTCCTAATGCTCCCCACGTGCCATACGGACTGGCTGTGTTCGTGGAGGGACTGGGGCTGGGCTGACTCAGGTCACCCGTATCGATGTTTTCCGAGACGAAACGAACGGCACCATCAGCCATCAAGACATGGACGCCCCCGACATGAAGACTGGAAGGGGCAAGAGCGGCATGAGTAGAGTCTGCATTGACATTCGTGCCTTCCGCACAGGAAGGACCATTGGGAGGCAGGATTGTCGTAAAGACGCAACGTTCTGCCTGTCCGTCCCAAAGTGAAGTTCCATGCTTTCCTTTTACACTTGTTCCACTCACCCAGTTGGCGCCAGAAGCCAGAGTCATGCAGGCACCAGGATTTGTACGAGGTGCCTGCCCCATGGCGATCCCTTCGACTCGTCTGCGTCCAGCATTACTTGCATTGGGGCCATAGTTGGCTCGGACATGCTCACTCATGGCAATGGTATTACTAGTCCCATCGGTAATATCTCGAATGCGTGTTCCATATCGATAGGGAAACAGTCCGCGCGAGTTAGTTCCATTGATGCTGGTTGCAGAGTCACCCATGCAAAAGACATAACTTTGCGCCCGGATAGTCTGTTTGTTTCGTCCATCGGACGGACACATCAACATTGGCAGAGAAA
This window of the Gimesia fumaroli genome carries:
- a CDS encoding DUF1559 domain-containing protein; protein product: MKSYLKEKRRGFTLIELLVVIAIIAILIALLLPAVQQAREAARRSTCKNNLKQIGLALHNYHDVFGMFVLRRGGTNGSDSATSNRARLSGFVGLLPYMDQAPLFNKIAAGDLGATTPVHPFGPCAWCGWSVWNVSLPMLMCPSDGRNKQTIRAQSYVFCMGDSATSINGTNSRGLFPYRYGTRIRDITDGTSNTIAMSEHVRANYGPNASNAGRRRVEGIAMGQAPRTNPGACMTLASGANWVSGTSVKGKHGTSLWDGQAERCVFTTILPPNGPSCAEGTNVNADSTHAALAPSSLHVGGVHVLMADGAVRFVSENIDTGDLSQPSPSPSTNTASPYGTWGALGTKDSEEVIGEF